The following are from one region of the Nitrospinota bacterium genome:
- a CDS encoding IS110 family transposase: GKPKKVALIAVMRKLLHIAYGILKNKTAFNPKLHMKTA, translated from the coding sequence GGGAAAACCGAAAAAAGTGGCCCTTATCGCCGTCATGCGGAAACTGCTGCACATCGCCTACGGCATACTTAAAAACAAAACCGCCTTTAACCCGAAATTGCACATGAAAACCGCTTGA